In Musa acuminata AAA Group cultivar baxijiao chromosome BXJ3-11, Cavendish_Baxijiao_AAA, whole genome shotgun sequence, one DNA window encodes the following:
- the LOC103970884 gene encoding uncharacterized protein LOC103970884 yields the protein MEGPSRDPHELMLLFHTQERDFYCRLVRQLDQNPERMKQVIALWLWFESIDHYEFIRRVSSYNGDEVILGFVREAEACLDRLMGQHEQTRGDELPLTSSLMAEKMDLRFFESHRDEAIKGIKHIFNNVCQIIFDDVLVERAAEAANHPDDRRLRPSGLHDISPPTREGSSQGEGGASSAGVAMSLPAQARTVLRPRDSTLNPMARPWSPESNRSPKDLRSMFITFSRGHPISIPDIVEFFNARYGVCLETVMIERVSPGQHPMYGRLVFRNASAIARVLNGQPTAKFIINGRHLWARMYTPRRG from the exons ATGGAGGGACCGAGTCGTGATCCTCATGAACTCATGCTGCTCTTCCACACGCAGGAAAGAGATTTCTACTGCCGACTCGTTCGACAGTTGGACCAAAACCCGGAGCGGATGAAGCAGGTGATTGCACTGTGGTTATGGTTTGAATCCATCGACCACTATGAATTCATCCGGCGAGTGTCGTCCTACAACGGCGACGAAGTCATCCTCGGCTTCGTGCGCGAGGCCGAGGCCTGCCTCGACCGCCTCATGGGCCAGCATGAGCAGACGAGGGGCGACGAGCTGCCGCTGACCAGTTCCCTCATGGCTGAGAAGATGGACCTTCGGTTCTTCGAGTCCCACCGCGATGAGGCCATAAAAGGCATCAAGCACATCTTCAACAACGTCTGCCAGATCATATTCGACGATGTGCTCGTGGAGAGGGCGGCGGAGGCTGCCAACCACCCCGACGACCGCCGCCTGCGCCCCAGCGGGCTGCACGATATCAGTCCACCGACGAGGGAGGGAAGCAGCCAAGGGGAAGGCGGTGCGTCTTCCGCGGGAGTGGCCATGAGCCTACCGGCGCAGGCTCGCACTGTTCTGCGGCCGCGAGACTCCACGCTGAACCCGATGGCCAGGCCGTGGTCGCCAGAAAGCAACCGGTCACCGAAGGACCTGCGATCCATGTTCATCACCTTCTCCAGGGGGCACCCCATCTCCATACCGGACATCGTCGAGTTCTTCAACGC GCGATACGGGGTTTGTCTCGAGACGGTGATGATAGAGAGGGTGTCGCCGGGGCAGCATCCGATGTACGGCCGGCTGGTCTTCAGGAATGCTTCAGCAATAGCTAGGGTTCTGAACGGGCAGCCAACGGCCAAGTTCATCATCAACGGCAGGCATCTCTGGGCGAGGATGTACACGCCTCGCCGTGGCTAG
- the LOC135581777 gene encoding probable isoaspartyl peptidase/L-asparaginase 3 isoform X2 yields the protein MAPKVSELGGIYGSGGYPIVVSTWPFREAVRAAWRSVNDHGSSAVDAVVEGCSACEELRCDGTVGPGGSPDENGETTLDALVMDGTTMEVGAVAAMRNVKDGIKAAKLVMDYTEHTMLVGEKASIFAISMGLPGPTNLSSSESIEKWVKWKENNCQPNFRKNVVPAKSCGPYHVHYDSSSALERSCGLSREGSGERSLFGDGNHLQTPEHKSNIISYHNHDTISMAIIDKMGHIAVGTSTNGATFKLPGRVGDGPIAGSAAYADDEVGACGATGDGDIMMRFLPCYQVVESMRQGMEPRHAAADAISRIARKYPDFIGAVFALNKNGVHAGACHGWTFQYSVRNSSMKDVEVFTVVPSD from the exons aTGGCTCCCAAA GTGTCGGAGCTTGGAGGGATTTATGGATCAGGGGGCTACCCGATAGTCGTGAGCACTTGGCCGTTCCGGGAGGCGGTGCGAGCGGCTTGGAGGTCCGTCAATGATCACGGTTCGTCGGCCGTTGATGCTGTTGTCGAAGGGTGCTCCGCCTGCGAGGAGCTGCGCTGCGACGGCACAG TTGGACCTGGTGGCAGTccagatgagaatggagaaaccaCATTAGATGCTCTTGTCATGGATGGG ACCACAATGGAGGTTGGAGCTGTGGCTGCTATGAGAAATGTGAAGGATGGCATCAAAGCTGCAAAATTGGTTATGGATTATACAGAACACACTATGCTTGTTGGAGAGAAGGCCTCCATCTTTGCTATTTCAATGGGTCTTCCTGGACCAACTAATCTTAGTTCATCAGAATCCATTGAGAAATGGGTTAAGTGGAAGGAGAATAATTGCCAACCAAACTTCCGGAAGAATGTTGTTCCTGCAAAAAGCTGTGGACCTTATCATGTTCACTATGATTCATCTTCTGCACTTGAGAGGTCTTGTGGACTTTCCAGAGAGGGAAGTGGTGAGAGGAGTTTGTTTGGAGATGGAAATCATTTGCAAACTCCTGAACATAAATCCAACATTATTAGTTACCACAACCATGACACCATCTCCATGGCCATAATTGATAAA ATGGGGCATATTGCGGTTGGGACATCGACAAATGGAGCTACATTCAAACTTCCCGGAAG GGTAGGTGATGGACCAATAGCAGGATCCGCTGCCTATGCTGATGATGAAGTCGGTGCTTGTGGTGCAACTGGAGATGGGGATATCATGATGCGCTTCCTTCCTTG TTATCAGGTTGTGGAGAGCATGCGGCAAGGAATGGAGCCCAGGCATGCTGCAGCAGACGCAATATCCAGAATAGCTCGCAAGTACCCAGACTTCATCGGAGCTGTTTTTGCCCTCAACAAGAATGGTGTACACGCAGGAGCTTGCCATGGATGGACTTTCCAATACTCAGTAAGAAACTCCAGCATGAAGGATGTTGAAGTATTCACTGTAGTACCTTCGGACTGA
- the LOC135581777 gene encoding probable isoaspartyl peptidase/L-asparaginase 3 isoform X1, translating to MAPKVVSLFFFLSMSTVSELGGIYGSGGYPIVVSTWPFREAVRAAWRSVNDHGSSAVDAVVEGCSACEELRCDGTVGPGGSPDENGETTLDALVMDGTTMEVGAVAAMRNVKDGIKAAKLVMDYTEHTMLVGEKASIFAISMGLPGPTNLSSSESIEKWVKWKENNCQPNFRKNVVPAKSCGPYHVHYDSSSALERSCGLSREGSGERSLFGDGNHLQTPEHKSNIISYHNHDTISMAIIDKMGHIAVGTSTNGATFKLPGRVGDGPIAGSAAYADDEVGACGATGDGDIMMRFLPCYQVVESMRQGMEPRHAAADAISRIARKYPDFIGAVFALNKNGVHAGACHGWTFQYSVRNSSMKDVEVFTVVPSD from the exons aTGGCTCCCAAAGTTGTCtcacttttcttcttcctctcaatGTCAACT GTGTCGGAGCTTGGAGGGATTTATGGATCAGGGGGCTACCCGATAGTCGTGAGCACTTGGCCGTTCCGGGAGGCGGTGCGAGCGGCTTGGAGGTCCGTCAATGATCACGGTTCGTCGGCCGTTGATGCTGTTGTCGAAGGGTGCTCCGCCTGCGAGGAGCTGCGCTGCGACGGCACAG TTGGACCTGGTGGCAGTccagatgagaatggagaaaccaCATTAGATGCTCTTGTCATGGATGGG ACCACAATGGAGGTTGGAGCTGTGGCTGCTATGAGAAATGTGAAGGATGGCATCAAAGCTGCAAAATTGGTTATGGATTATACAGAACACACTATGCTTGTTGGAGAGAAGGCCTCCATCTTTGCTATTTCAATGGGTCTTCCTGGACCAACTAATCTTAGTTCATCAGAATCCATTGAGAAATGGGTTAAGTGGAAGGAGAATAATTGCCAACCAAACTTCCGGAAGAATGTTGTTCCTGCAAAAAGCTGTGGACCTTATCATGTTCACTATGATTCATCTTCTGCACTTGAGAGGTCTTGTGGACTTTCCAGAGAGGGAAGTGGTGAGAGGAGTTTGTTTGGAGATGGAAATCATTTGCAAACTCCTGAACATAAATCCAACATTATTAGTTACCACAACCATGACACCATCTCCATGGCCATAATTGATAAA ATGGGGCATATTGCGGTTGGGACATCGACAAATGGAGCTACATTCAAACTTCCCGGAAG GGTAGGTGATGGACCAATAGCAGGATCCGCTGCCTATGCTGATGATGAAGTCGGTGCTTGTGGTGCAACTGGAGATGGGGATATCATGATGCGCTTCCTTCCTTG TTATCAGGTTGTGGAGAGCATGCGGCAAGGAATGGAGCCCAGGCATGCTGCAGCAGACGCAATATCCAGAATAGCTCGCAAGTACCCAGACTTCATCGGAGCTGTTTTTGCCCTCAACAAGAATGGTGTACACGCAGGAGCTTGCCATGGATGGACTTTCCAATACTCAGTAAGAAACTCCAGCATGAAGGATGTTGAAGTATTCACTGTAGTACCTTCGGACTGA
- the LOC135581777 gene encoding probable isoaspartyl peptidase/L-asparaginase 3 isoform X3 has protein sequence MEVGAVAAMRNVKDGIKAAKLVMDYTEHTMLVGEKASIFAISMGLPGPTNLSSSESIEKWVKWKENNCQPNFRKNVVPAKSCGPYHVHYDSSSALERSCGLSREGSGERSLFGDGNHLQTPEHKSNIISYHNHDTISMAIIDKMGHIAVGTSTNGATFKLPGRVGDGPIAGSAAYADDEVGACGATGDGDIMMRFLPCYQVVESMRQGMEPRHAAADAISRIARKYPDFIGAVFALNKNGVHAGACHGWTFQYSVRNSSMKDVEVFTVVPSD, from the exons ATGGAGGTTGGAGCTGTGGCTGCTATGAGAAATGTGAAGGATGGCATCAAAGCTGCAAAATTGGTTATGGATTATACAGAACACACTATGCTTGTTGGAGAGAAGGCCTCCATCTTTGCTATTTCAATGGGTCTTCCTGGACCAACTAATCTTAGTTCATCAGAATCCATTGAGAAATGGGTTAAGTGGAAGGAGAATAATTGCCAACCAAACTTCCGGAAGAATGTTGTTCCTGCAAAAAGCTGTGGACCTTATCATGTTCACTATGATTCATCTTCTGCACTTGAGAGGTCTTGTGGACTTTCCAGAGAGGGAAGTGGTGAGAGGAGTTTGTTTGGAGATGGAAATCATTTGCAAACTCCTGAACATAAATCCAACATTATTAGTTACCACAACCATGACACCATCTCCATGGCCATAATTGATAAA ATGGGGCATATTGCGGTTGGGACATCGACAAATGGAGCTACATTCAAACTTCCCGGAAG GGTAGGTGATGGACCAATAGCAGGATCCGCTGCCTATGCTGATGATGAAGTCGGTGCTTGTGGTGCAACTGGAGATGGGGATATCATGATGCGCTTCCTTCCTTG TTATCAGGTTGTGGAGAGCATGCGGCAAGGAATGGAGCCCAGGCATGCTGCAGCAGACGCAATATCCAGAATAGCTCGCAAGTACCCAGACTTCATCGGAGCTGTTTTTGCCCTCAACAAGAATGGTGTACACGCAGGAGCTTGCCATGGATGGACTTTCCAATACTCAGTAAGAAACTCCAGCATGAAGGATGTTGAAGTATTCACTGTAGTACCTTCGGACTGA
- the LOC103970403 gene encoding anaphase-promoting complex subunit 8, with product MSSKESYRVELRSAARQLSDRCLYSAAKWAAELLIDIEPDAHAPASSASSSAASVRATPSTSSAARPLSHLHPDASAYRRRLRSAAASGDIAATPPAGVSYISTPVPDDDGFNSDGGNDRYLLAKSYFDCREYRRAAHTLRGQTGKKAGFLRCYALYLAGEKRKEEEMIELDGSLGKSDVVNSELISLERELSSLRRIGSIDSFGLYLYGLILKDKGCESLAVTVFVESVNSFPWNWSAWSELQSLCTNTDTLTKLNLKNHWMKDFFLASAYQELKMHEEALKRYECLLGVFRTSDYIQSQIATALYSLRELDEAEVIFEDLLRNDPYRVESMDIYSNLLYAKECFSALSFLAHRVFLTDKYRPESCCIIANYYSLKGQHEKSVLYFRRALKLNRKYLSAWTLMGHEYVEMKNTPAAIDAYRRAIEINPRDYRAWYGLGQTYEVMNMPFYALYYFRKSSCLQPNDSRLWVAMAQCYESAPLQMLEEAIKCYTRAANSNDSEGIALHQLAKLHGVLGHSEQAAFFYKKDLERMEAEGRQGPNMVEAMLYLARYYKSEKKFEEAEFYCTRLLDYTGPERETAKSLLRGLRIAQTAFPSMDIGHFGS from the exons ATGAGTTCCAAAGAGAGCTACCGAGTCGAGCTCCGATCCGCCGCCCGCCAACTTAGCGATCGCTGCCTCTACTCCGCCGCCAAATG GGCAGCGGAACTCCTCATCGACATCGAGCCCGACGCCCACGCCCCCGCGTCCTCCGCCTCCTCTTCGGCTGCCTCTGTCCGCGCCACCCCCTCCACCTCCAGCGCCGCCCGCCCCCTCTCCCACCTCCACCCTGACGCCTCCGCctaccgccgccgcctccgctccGCTGCCGCCTCTGGCGACATCGCCGCCACGCCTCCCGCCGGCGTCTCCTACATCAGCACGCCCGTCCCTGACGACGATGGCTTCAACAGTGATGGCGGCAACGACCGCTACCTCCTCGCCAAGTCCTACTTTGACTGCCGCGAGTACCGGCGGGCCGCTCACACGCTCAGAGGTCAGACCGGGAAGAAGGCCGGCTTCCTCCGTTGTTATGCCCTTTACTTG GCAGGAGAAAAGCGTAAGGAGGAAGAGATGATAGAACTTGACGGGTCTTTGGGCAAGAGTGATGTTGTCAACAGTGAACTGATCTCTTTAGAGAGAGAACTTTCTTCGCTCAGGAGAATTGGCAGCATTGACTCCTTTGGTTTATACTTGTATGGACTCATACTTAAAGATAAAGGCTGTGAGAGCCTTGCTGTAACTGTTTTTGTGGAATCTGTTAATAGCTTCCCATGGAATTGGAGCGCTTGGTCAGAACTTCAGTCCCTGTGCACTAACACCGACACCTTGACTAAACTAAATCTCAAAAACCACTGGATGAAGGACTTCTTTCTTGCTAGTGCATATCAGGAGCTAAAGATGCATGAAGAAGCTTTAAAACGATATGAGTGCTTACTGGGGGTTTTCCGTACCAGTGACTACATCCAGTCTCAAATTGCAACAGCTCTTTATAGCTTAAGGGAGCTTGATGAGGCTGAAGTAATATTTGAAGACCTCCTCAGGAATGATCCTTATCGGGTGGAGTCAATGGATATTTATTCAAATTTGCTTTATGCAAAAGAATGTTTCTCTGCTCTGAGTTTCCTTGCCCACAGGGTGTTTTTGACAGATAAATATAGACCCGAGTCATGCTGCATCATCGCAAATTATTACAGTTTGAAGGGGCAACATGAGAAATCTGTTCTATACTTCAGGAGGGCACTAAAACTTAACAGAAAGTACCTCTCAGCTTGGACACTGATGGGTCATGAGTATGTAGAGATGAAGAATACCCCAGCTGCAATCGATGCCTATCGCAGGGCTATTGAAATAAATCCTAGGGATTACCGTGCCTGGTATGGTTTGGGTCAAACCTATGAGGTGATGAATATGCCCTTTTATGCCCTGTATTATTTTCGGAAATCATCATGCCTGCAGCCTAATGATTCCAGGCTTTGGGTAGCCATGGCTCAGTGCTATGAAAGTGCGCCACTTCAGATGCTCGAGGAGGCCATTAAATGTTACACGAGGGCTGCAAACTCGAATGACAGTGAAGGCATAGCCTTGCATCAGCTTGCAAAGTTGCATGGTGTTCTTGGGCACTCTGAACAAGCTGCATTCTTCTACAAGAAAGACTTAGAGAGGATGGAAGCTGAAGGCAGACAAGGGCCAAATATGGTTGAAGCTATGCTTTACCTTGCTAGGTACTACAAATCTGAGAAAAAGTTTGAAGAAGCAGAGTTCTATTGCACAAGGCTCTTGGATTATACTGGTCCG GAGAGGGAGACGGCAAAAAGTCTTCTGAGAGGATTGAGGATAGCTCAAACCGCTTTTCCCTCAATGGACATTGGACATTTTGGTTCATGA
- the LOC135581785 gene encoding transcription termination factor MTEF18, mitochondrial-like, producing MRCAMRLGWPARVLLSRLLSTSPPKLKNLRYYYRARALAEAQRFLTDYLHCTRSLPFSHAESIAYNSPFTLSDLVSQFRFPPDAVAADVKVALHRFLSYRPINEFEFFFESIGLPPSSSPAGASYRGIFLSDEPRLLASVSALVHFGFPWTKLGLLYREEPSIFSSGPDCLIARLRALEARGFRRVCVIGICLAFPSALSADAEPGGEIDLLFRDLRTVFMDFRLAGCVTENDVDVFLQVSRRIRLFYDLGSRKGTMGELMGRNREIFITVDEAVIAEKFKYLTKLGMEEEKVGPFILGCPDLLGFDLENPSVAMPEYLNHVGLDKNEVTSLSQRFPHVMGKNKLGNLPGMMRAMDLRSWFLSRILDGNYHYLSSSFVSAAPHDTAIESGFLQGLDRVKCLKKEKSVNNKLEFLLGIGFGENKITVRTLSLINTTRVQLQERFDYLLEMGIEYSMLCRMISGTPKLLNQRKEMLHEKLEQMINDISSLH from the exons ATGCGATGCGCGATGCGACTCGGATGGCCTGCGCGGGTGCTCCTCTCGCGGCTCCTGTCCACGTCGCCGCCGAAGCTGAAGAACCTGCGTTACTACTACCGAGCGCGCGCCCTGGCGGAGGCGCAGAGATTTCTCACCGACTACCTCCACTGCACGCGCTCCCTCCCCTTTTCTCACGCCGAATCCATCGCTTACAACTCCCCCTTCACACTCTCCGACCTCGTTTCCCAGTTCCGCTTCCCCCCCGATGCCGTCGCCGCCGACGTTAAGGTCGCCCTCCATCGCTTCCTCTCCTACCGACCCATCAACGAGTTCGAATTCTTCTTCGAGAGCATCGGCCTCCCGCCGTCCTCCTCACCCGCAGGTGCCTCCTACCGCGGCATCTTTCTTTCCGACGAACCGCGTCTCCTGGCTTCCGTATCCGCCCTCGTCCACTTCGGCTTCCCCTGGACCAAGCTCGGCCTCCTCTACCGCGAGGAGCCCTCCATCTTCTCATCCGGCCCCGACTGCCTCATCGCCAGGCTGCGAGCCCTTGAGGCCCGTGGCTTCCGCCGGGTCTGCGTCATTGGCATCTGCCTTGCGTTCCCCTCCGCGCTGAGTGCAGATGCGGAGCCAGGAGGGGAAATCGATCTCTTGTTCCGGGATCTGAGGACGGTCTTCATGGACTTTAGGTTAGCTGGGTGCGTGACTGAGAACGATGTGGATGTCTTCCTCCAGGTTTCTAGGAGGATTCGGCTGTTCTATGATCTCGGTTCCAGGAAGGGGACAATGGGCGAGCTGATGGGCAGGAATCGGGAGATATTTATCACAGTGGATGAGGCAGTAATCGCTGAAAAGTTTAAGTACCTCACCAAGTTAGgcatggaggaggagaaggttgGTCCTTTTATTCTTGGATGCCCTGATTTGTTGGGTTTTGATTTGGAAAACCCTAGCGTTGCGATGCCAGAGTATCTGAATCATGTtggattagataaaaacgaagtgACTTCACTGTCACAGAGGTTTCCCCATGTCATGGGCAAGAATAAATTGGGGAATTTGCCAGGAATGATGCGAGCCATGGACCTGCGCAGCTGGTTTCTAAGTAGGATTTTGGATGGGAATTATCATTACCTCTCATCTTCTTTTGTTTCTGCTGCTCCCCATGATACAGCAATTGAGAGTGGATTTCTGCAAGGTTTGGATAGGGTAAAATGCCTGAAGAAGGAAAAGTCTGTGAATAACAAACTAGAATTCTTGCTTGGTATAGGATTTGGGGAGAACAAGATCACTGTCAGAACGCTGTCACTGATCAATACCACGAGAGTCCAATTGCAGGAGCGCTTTGATTACCTTCTCGAGATGGGTATCGAGTACTCCATGCTGTGTAGGATGATAAGTGGGACTCCAAAGTTACTTAATCAGCGCAAAGAAATGCTCCATGAGAAG TTGGAACAAATGATCAATGACATCAGTTCCCTGCACTGA
- the LOC103970406 gene encoding photosynthetic NDH subunit of subcomplex B 3, chloroplastic: MGLLQFNSPGISSIPITSSFNYNSKSLRPLHLPNQVSLERRKLFAISTNTTSGGSESADVASEEPPSIDFAFVNSKLLPDGTPDVQYRSACGGQKLRDIMLDNNIDLYGPYDGPLLNCSGGGTCGTCIVEVVEGKEILSLRTDKEKELLKKKPKTWRLACQTMVGNKDSRGQIIIQQLPEWKVHEWEK, from the exons ATGGGACTTCTCCAATTCAATTCTCCCGGCATCTCTTCCATTCCGATCACTTCGAGCTTCAACTACAACTCCAAATCCCTCAGACCGCTCCACCTCCCCAACCAGGTAAGCCTGGAGAGGCGCAAGCTCTTCGCCATTTCCACAAACACCACGAGCGGTGGATCCGAAAGCGCCGACGTCGCGTCCGAAGAGCCTCCGTCCATCGACTTCGCGTTCGTGAAT TCCAAGCTGCTACCGGACGGCACGCCGGACGTGCAGTATCGGTCTGCGTGCGGTGGGCAGAAGCTAAGGGACATCATGCTGGACAACAACATTGATCTTTACGGGCCATAT GATGGACCTCTGCTGAACTGTTCTGGAGGTGGCACCTGTGGAACATGTATTGTGGAG GTGGTTGAGGGCAAAGAAATCCTAAGCCTGAGAACTGACAAAGAGAAGGAATTGCTCAAGAAG AAACCCAAGACATGGAGATTAGCATGCCAAACTATGGTTGGCAACAAGGATTCTAGAGGACAA ATTATAATCCAACAGTTGCCAGAGTGGAAGGTGCATGAATGGGAAAAATGA